The window CCACGCAGTCCTGCAGGCCCTGGGGGGAGAGAGGAGGTGCTGGGTGCCCGCAGCCCACCGTGGGCACCCACAGCTGGGTGCCCCAGCAGCCCCGTGGAGATGCAGCCCACCCCTGCACCCCTGTGGGTGCCGTCCACCCCGGGCACTGGGTACTTGCGGGTGGCAGTAGAGCCGGGAGGGGTCCAGCCAGGCGTAGTTGGGACCCTTAACGTTGGGGGCCATCAGTGCCAGGTACCAGCCCTTCTCCCGGGTGGCAGGGACGTGGCACAGGTCCATGCGTGGGGACTGCAGGCGCTGCAAGCACTGAGCGTGAAGGGGGGTGAGAATTCCCCTCCTCCGGCCTCCACAGGGCTCCCCGTGGCCCGGTGCCCCCCACCCACACCCACACGTGGCACCCCAGGGCCCAGGGCTCCCGTTGCAGCTCCATACCTgggtgctggtggcagggcTGAGCCGAGCCGGGACCGTCACGGGAGCGTCACAGACAGCGACAGCTGAGCAGGGGCAGCCCCTGCGGCACCGGGCCAGCGCCCTCGGCCAGCTGGACGCCGGGACGCTTCCAGGCAGGAACACTTCCCATGGGTCAGTGATGTcccccaccagctctgctgtcccagccaGGCGGTGCTGTGGTGGGGAGCAATGGGTCCGTGGTGTCTGCACCCCATGtgggtgtccccagctgcctgtgccagTGTGGGTGGCACGGTGGGGTGGCACCCGTGGAGCCAGGGCGATGCTCAGGGGGATGTCCTGCAGCTTTGGGTGGTCTTGGGCAGCGCAGGGATTTTTTGAGGCCAGGCACGTCCCCGTTGGGGTGTCCAGGCACTGTCCTGCCCCGCTGAGCACAGCATCCCAGTgagccagggctgtgtcctgACTGTCAATGGGCTCCAAGGACAGGAGCTGGCCAGGAAGGACAGCCCTGGCAGCGCTCTGGGAATGCCGGCATGGGCTGCCAGCCCGGCTGGGCACCGGGCTCTGGGCTGCCCTGTAAGAACACATCTGCGGGATGGGATGCAGGCCCACAGGGACCGCCCATGGGATGGGACATGGGGATGCATGGGGAGGGATGTGCAGATGTGGGGAGCATCCACGGGAAGGGACGAGGGGATGCAGGGGAGCATCCGCGGGCTGCGATCCGGGGCTAAGCAAAGCATCCATAGGATGGGACGCAGGGATGAAGGGAGCACAGTTCTCCCGTCGGGGGCCGctccggggccgggggctgcgcgGGGCTCGGTGCGTCACGGGGCGGGGGTTTGGGGCCGGCTGGTTACCGGCCCCGGCACATCACCCCACCGGCTGCCACAGCAACGGGGCCGGTCCCACCGGGAGGGGTGACCCCTTCCCCGCGGGCTGCCGGCGCGGGACGTGCGGCGGCTGCGGGAGCGGCTGCAGCACCCCGGCTCTGCGGGACCCTCCGCACGGTGCCGGGCAGTGCCAAGCCGTGCCGGGCCGCCCCGCGTGGGCGGGCTGCCACACTCTATAAGGCGGCCCCACGGCGGCGAGCGGCGCGGTGCCATGTGCGCCCCGGGGCTGCTctgccgcctcctcctcctcctctttctcttcctgctgctcctgctgccacctgcgcccggagcggccccgccgggaCGGCCCCGTGCCCGCCGCGGGCTCACCTACCCCGGGACGCTGTGGTGTGGTGCGGGCAGCAACGCGGACAGCTACGAGCAGCTGGGTAAGAGCGGCAGAGATGCTGCTACATGTATCttcccatcccatctcatcccaccccttcTCATCTCATCCCACTCCCTTCCAATTCTGTTCCTCAAATCCcttctccccatcccatcccatcccatcccatcccatcccatcccatcccatcccatcccatcccatcccatcccatcccacttCACCCATCCccaacccagcactgctccagccccttccctcgCTATTCAATCCCTGTCTGTCCCAGTTCAGTCCCCACCCAAGCCCCAGTCCAATCCCAGTTCATCTCCGCCTAGTCCCTGTCACAATCCTTTCTGGTGCTGCTCCACTCTTGATCCCCCTCTGTTCCCAGCCTACTCTGTGGTCCGTCCTGCTGCCATTCCAGTCCCCATCCCGATAGTgacctgctcccagctgctaTCCTGATCCCAGCCTAAACCCTCTCCAGGACTGCAGTCCAGTCCCAGCCTCATCCCCAGGGTGGTACTGGTGCAGccccgtccccatcccagcGCCAGCCTCGTCCCCACCCCACTGCTGATCCAGCTGAGTTCCTCCCCATCCATCCTCACCTACACCAGTATGATTCCAGGCGTGTGTCAGCCCAGTCTAATCCCGATCCTAGCCCTAGCCTAGCCCAGCCCTAGCCCTGCCCGTACCCCACGTTTCCCCGCAGGGGAGCACCGGGACACGGACCGGTGCTGCCGGGACCACGACCACTGCCAGCACGTCATCCACCCCTTCACCGCCCGCTACGGCTACCGCAACCTGCGCTGGCACACCATCAGCCACTGCGACTGCGACCACCGGTGAGcgtccccaaacctgccccgGGGCAGCCTGGCATCCCCCGGGCTGGGTGCCAGCCCGCTGAGCCCGGCTCTGCCCAGGTTGAAGGAGTGCCTGCGGCGCGTGAACGACACGGCCTCGAGGGTGGTGGGCCAGGCCTTCTTCAACGTCATCCAGGTGCCTTGCTTCGAGTTCACCTACAGGGAGGAGTGTGTGGAGCCTTATCTCTATGTCTGGTGAGTGCCCCCCCGCCCTGGGGACTGCCCCGCTGCCCGGGCTTGTCCCACCCTGCGGCGTCTCCTCGTTTTTTTGGCAGGTGCAAGACGTACAACACGGTGGCCGTGGCGGTGCCCCGAGAGCCGGTGCTGTATGAATTTGGGGGGGAGCTCATCGACCGGGCAGCCAGGCCCAGGGGAGTCCCCCTGAGCCCCCCGTGGGGCAGCGTAGGGGGAGGAGCCCTGGATCATCACACTGGCACGGCCTCCAAGGCGGtcaagaaagagaggaagagaaagaaagataagaaaaataagggGAAAGGTCTGAAAAAGAAAGTCTCTTCTGAAAAGGGGGCACGGAGCCGTCCTGCGGGTGCTGCCCCCGCTGATCCCTGGGCCCTGCTGCCATCCTTGGGGGAAGCATCCAACACCATCCTGAGCGATGCCCCGGCACGGGAGGGACTGGGCAGGGAGCCAGCGCCAGCCACTCCCTCCCCGGTCCCCACCACCAgcgggaagaggaggaggaaggagaggaacagaaagaagaggctgaagagtaAAACTGAGGCTGAGCCCCCAcgagagctgcagctctgagtgCCCCCTCAGGCCTGCGTGGGTCCTGGCTGTGAAATAAATTTacatctgctccagcagcctcgGCAGTGTCTCTGTGGGGGAAAGGATGGcaccagggatggggaaaatccaggggaaaTCCCGGGGCTGATCCCGTGGGAGGGGAACACCTAGAGCCGGGTGGGTACCCAGGGGTTTGAGGTGTTCCTCACTGCTCCCCTCAGTTCACGGCATTGTCCTGGCACCGGGGACACAGCTCCCGGCCacagggctgagccccagctTTAGCACCCCTGCTAGAGGGTTAAATTCCAGCTCCCCAGGCGGGTAATTTTCTCTGGAAGTTCTCTGAATTGCACCACCCAAGCTCTCTCATCCTCTTAACCCCTTGCCTTTCCCGTGCAACCCACACCAGCATCaactccttctcccttccttggGGAGGAACAGAGCCTTGGCCCGCCCTGAAGGCTCCTCAAATGCCTGCAAAGCTCCTTAGAGTGGGACAATAGAAGCTTTTCCAGCCCCGGGACAAAGGCAGatgctgctggaagagctgagGCACGGAATGGTGCCTGTGTCCCTTGCTGCTGGGTGGGGATCCTGCCTGGGGGAGCCCCGGGGAACAGGGCAGTGCCACAAACTCCTCCAAAGCGCTTCCAAGGGCGAGGCTGTGGAAAGATCTCCCTGCACCAGCACCAAATTCCAGACTTGGAAAGAGCCGGAGCGCCGGGAGCCAAGCAGACAGCAAACCCCGCTCTGGGGAGCGCGCGGtgcaatcccaaatccctgaaatAAGCGGATCACACGAGTCCAGGGGGGAATACCAAGGGTGGAGGAAGGCATTGCTTCCTCTCCGGCTGCAAAGCCCCCGCGGCGGCCGCAGCATCCCGGCAGGAAGCATGGACGCGGGGCACGCGGACGAGCTTCCCAAAAGTAGAACTTTTATTGACAGCAAgggaaaaactaaaaacaaagaCAGCCAGAAAGGAGGCAACAACACACAACTaagccctcccctcccttccagGTCCAACCGGtaaggagctgctcctggttATATCCCTATCGTACAGTCCCCACGAAATAAGAAAATAGCGCCAGGCTCATCCACCCGCAACCTCGGAGCTGTGGGCCCCAGCCCACGTTCTCCCCACGGGCCGGGGTGGCTTCGGGAGGAACAGGACCCTGTCAGCCCCTCAGCACTGCGGAGGGGATGGCATTGAAGCCGGGACCCGCATTTCTCTGTGCAAAGAGCTTTGCTTTGTCCCCCGGGTCGCTGCCATTCTTCAGGAGCATTTAGATGCAAAGAAGAGCTTTGTTTCCTAAGATGTGCCGTTCCTGCTCATTTCCTAGCAAAGGAGGCTGAccaggagcactgggaaggaACAAAGGCTCTGCTTCCATAGAAAATCCCTACTAACaaagcaggagaggggagagtgtgtgcagcaggaactTTCCCTCTCAGAAATGTCTCTGCCATCGCTGGCAATCCCTCCGGAACACGGCACGGGGCTGTTTCTGACACAAGTTTTCCACTTTATCCGCCCTCTCCCTATCCAAGAGGGAGGTGCCCCCCAATGTCGCTGTCATGTCTCTATGTGGTACATCCGTAAcaaaacatcttttaacaaCAGAAATCGGCTTCTCTGTGAAACTTCCAGCACACAGAGGGCAACACCAAGCAACAAAGGAAGGAGGAGCATCGGCTTCCACCGCGCAGCTCCGCTCTGAGCAAATCCTAAGGTGAAGGGCAGGGGGCAGGCAGAAAACCTCTGAGCTAGCATTCAGTAAAAACACTATTTATTCACCCCTCTTGGttacagctgggcaggggaagcGGGTACAGAGGAGGAGGCCATGCACTCCGGGCTGCTGCTTTAACCCACGTGTCTGTCTCAGGGAAGCTGCCGTTTTATTTCGCAgtctgagtttaaaaaaaaaaaaaaaaaaaaaaaaaaaaaaaaaaaaaaaaaaaaaaaaaaaaaatcataactaaataaatattgttCCGAAAGAAGCCAG of the Hirundo rustica isolate bHirRus1 chromosome 19, bHirRus1.pri.v3, whole genome shotgun sequence genome contains:
- the PROCA1 gene encoding protein PROCA1 — its product is MCAPGLLCRLLLLLFLFLLLLLPPAPGAAPPGRPRARRGLTYPGTLWCGAGSNADSYEQLGEHRDTDRCCRDHDHCQHVIHPFTARYGYRNLRWHTISHCDCDHRLKECLRRVNDTASRVVGQAFFNVIQVPCFEFTYREECVEPYLYVWCKTYNTVAVAVPREPVLYEFGGELIDRAARPRGVPLSPPWGSVGGGALDHHTGTASKAVKKERKRKKDKKNKGKGLKKKVSSEKGARSRPAGAAPADPWALLPSLGEASNTILSDAPAREGLGREPAPATPSPVPTTSGKRRRKERNRKKRLKSKTEAEPPRELQL